A window from gamma proteobacterium SS-5 encodes these proteins:
- a CDS encoding porin — MRNKLLPLAIASALTSTLASAPLLAQDLTIYGAMHYSLDYLDTDSAAVLDDTDWATGVNRASFIGVKGSEDLGNGLKAIFKIESNINDSVGSFNTYVGLSGDWGTVFMGQHDTPYMIATDSLDLFVDTLADSNVVLGSTALNGSFALTVPQTIAYISPDMNGLTLAGAWVQHLVDEPLGVSDTNAVSLAAMYANGPLFASLAYEDHANGTAIGGAADADAWKLGLGYQANGFTAGLVYEQVDGSGPLTGLEVDNLMLSASYAAGNNVFKVQYGDSDSNRVGGDFDYWAIGLDHNLSQRTKVYALYTALDNDSLGLGALNCADTVSSNDQCVADHDGLSVGIQHSF, encoded by the coding sequence ATGCGCAACAAACTCCTGCCCCTGGCCATCGCCAGCGCCCTCACCAGCACCCTGGCCTCCGCCCCCCTGCTGGCCCAGGACCTGACCATCTACGGTGCCATGCACTACAGCCTGGATTATCTGGACACGGATTCCGCCGCCGTGCTGGATGACACCGACTGGGCCACCGGCGTCAATCGCGCCAGCTTCATTGGCGTCAAGGGCTCTGAGGACCTGGGCAATGGCCTCAAGGCGATTTTCAAGATCGAATCCAACATCAACGACAGCGTTGGCAGTTTCAATACCTACGTCGGCCTGAGCGGTGACTGGGGCACGGTATTCATGGGCCAGCATGACACCCCCTACATGATTGCCACCGATTCCCTGGATCTCTTTGTGGATACCCTGGCGGATTCCAATGTGGTGCTTGGTTCAACGGCGCTAAACGGCTCCTTTGCCCTCACCGTGCCCCAGACCATTGCCTACATCTCACCGGACATGAATGGCCTGACCCTGGCCGGTGCCTGGGTACAGCATCTGGTGGATGAACCCCTGGGCGTGAGCGACACCAACGCCGTCAGTCTGGCTGCCATGTACGCCAACGGCCCCCTGTTTGCCAGCCTGGCCTATGAAGACCACGCCAATGGTACCGCTATTGGCGGTGCTGCGGATGCCGATGCCTGGAAGCTGGGTCTGGGTTATCAGGCCAACGGCTTTACCGCTGGCCTGGTCTATGAACAGGTGGATGGCAGCGGCCCGCTGACCGGCCTGGAAGTGGACAACCTGATGCTCAGCGCCTCCTATGCCGCTGGTAACAATGTGTTCAAGGTGCAGTATGGTGATTCCGACTCCAACCGGGTGGGTGGTGATTTCGACTACTGGGCCATAGGCCTGGATCACAACCTGAGCCAGCGTACCAAGGTCTATGCCCTGTACACCGCACTGGATAACGACAGCCTGGGTTTGGGCGCGCTGAACTGCGCGGATACGGTGAGCTCCAACGACCAATGCGTAGCCGACCACGACGGTCTGTCGGTAGGCATACAGCACAGCTTCTAA
- a CDS encoding leucine--tRNA ligase: MQASYEPQSLEAAAQSYWEAQQSFRARPDPTREKFYCLSMFPYPSGKLHMGHVRNYTLGDVIARYQRMLGKNVLQPMGWDAFGLPAENAAIKHGRPPAEWTRANIAEMKGQLRRLGFGYDWSRELATCDADYYRWEQWLFTRLVEKGLAYKKLATVNWDPVDQTVLANEQVIDGKGWRSGAPVEKREIEQWFVKITDYAQELLDDLEQLEHWPEQVRTMQRNWIGRSVGVQMRFDIPGQAPLEIYTTRPDTLMGVTYVAVAAEHPLALAAAEHDPALAAFIAECKQGGVSEAELETMEKKGHALGINALHPVSGEPVPVYAANFVLMGYGTGAVMAVPAHDQRDWEFAEKYAIAKQQVIFSVDGSDCGIDQAAYVEKGLLQHSGPFDGLSSEQAFDAIADWLVEHGKGERRVNFRLRDWGVSRQRYWGCPIPMIKQADGSSQPAEAFPVLLPEDVVVDGSGSPLKKMAAFYDLGDGRQRETDTFDTFFESSWYYARYCCPGNDQAMLDEEANYWLPVDQYVGGIEHAVLHLLYARFFNKLMRDEGLLRCNEPFNRLLTQGMVVAETFYRERADGGKDWFNPADVTLERDDKGRPLGARLHSDGEPVQIGGIEKMSKSKNNGIDPQTLIDRYGADTVRLYTLFAAPPEQSLEWSDEGVEGAHRFLKRVWALALRLQDLPDAAGAALDENQQALRREIHQTLKKALFDYERQQFNTVVSACMTLVNSLNKLGDGPADASLLCEGLSLLLRLLSPIAPHVSHHLWQTLGFGADILQAPWPEVDETALVQQRIAYVVQVNGKVRANIEVDAEADQASIEATAKANENVQRFIGDATIRKVIVVPNKLVNIVAN, from the coding sequence ATGCAAGCATCCTACGAACCCCAATCCCTTGAAGCCGCTGCCCAGAGCTATTGGGAAGCGCAACAGAGCTTCCGCGCCCGCCCCGATCCGACTCGGGAGAAGTTCTACTGCCTGTCCATGTTCCCCTATCCCAGCGGCAAGCTGCACATGGGTCACGTGCGCAACTACACCCTGGGGGATGTCATCGCCCGCTACCAGCGCATGCTCGGCAAGAACGTGCTCCAGCCCATGGGTTGGGATGCCTTCGGCCTGCCAGCGGAGAACGCGGCGATCAAGCACGGTCGCCCGCCGGCGGAGTGGACCCGCGCCAACATCGCCGAAATGAAGGGCCAGCTCAGGCGTCTGGGCTTTGGCTACGACTGGTCGCGGGAGCTGGCCACCTGCGATGCGGACTATTACCGCTGGGAGCAATGGCTGTTCACCCGCCTGGTGGAGAAGGGCCTGGCCTACAAGAAGCTGGCGACGGTGAACTGGGACCCGGTGGACCAAACGGTGCTGGCCAACGAACAGGTGATCGACGGCAAGGGCTGGCGCTCCGGCGCGCCGGTGGAAAAGCGCGAGATCGAGCAATGGTTCGTCAAGATCACCGACTACGCCCAGGAACTGCTGGATGATTTGGAGCAGCTGGAGCACTGGCCGGAGCAGGTGCGCACCATGCAGCGCAACTGGATCGGCCGCTCGGTGGGGGTGCAGATGCGCTTCGACATTCCCGGTCAGGCGCCGCTGGAGATCTACACCACCCGCCCGGACACCCTGATGGGCGTTACTTACGTTGCCGTGGCCGCCGAGCACCCCCTGGCGCTAGCCGCTGCTGAACACGACCCGGCGCTGGCCGCCTTCATCGCCGAATGCAAGCAGGGCGGGGTGTCCGAGGCGGAGCTGGAGACCATGGAGAAGAAGGGCCATGCCCTGGGTATCAACGCCCTGCACCCGGTCAGCGGCGAGCCGGTGCCGGTGTATGCCGCCAATTTCGTCCTCATGGGCTATGGCACCGGCGCGGTGATGGCGGTACCGGCCCACGATCAACGCGATTGGGAGTTCGCCGAGAAATACGCCATTGCCAAGCAACAGGTGATCTTCAGCGTCGATGGCAGCGACTGCGGCATAGACCAGGCGGCCTATGTGGAAAAGGGCTTGCTGCAGCATTCCGGCCCCTTTGATGGCCTCAGCTCCGAGCAGGCCTTTGATGCCATCGCCGATTGGTTGGTGGAGCACGGCAAGGGCGAGCGGCGGGTGAATTTCCGCCTGCGCGATTGGGGCGTGTCGCGCCAACGCTACTGGGGCTGCCCGATCCCCATGATCAAACAGGCCGATGGCAGCAGCCAGCCCGCGGAAGCCTTTCCGGTGCTGCTGCCGGAGGATGTGGTGGTCGATGGCTCCGGCTCACCGCTGAAGAAGATGGCCGCGTTCTACGACCTGGGCGATGGCCGCCAGCGCGAGACCGACACCTTCGATACCTTCTTTGAATCCAGCTGGTATTACGCCCGCTACTGCTGCCCCGGCAACGACCAGGCCATGCTGGACGAAGAGGCCAACTACTGGCTGCCGGTGGATCAGTATGTGGGTGGCATAGAACACGCCGTGCTGCACCTGCTCTATGCGCGCTTCTTCAACAAGCTGATGCGCGACGAGGGCCTGCTGCGCTGCAACGAGCCGTTCAACCGCCTGCTCACCCAGGGCATGGTGGTGGCGGAAACCTTTTATCGTGAGCGCGCCGATGGCGGCAAGGACTGGTTCAACCCGGCGGATGTGACCCTGGAGCGCGACGACAAGGGCCGCCCCCTGGGTGCCCGCCTGCATAGCGACGGCGAGCCGGTGCAGATCGGCGGCATCGAGAAGATGTCCAAGTCGAAGAACAACGGCATCGACCCGCAGACCCTGATCGACCGCTACGGCGCCGACACGGTGCGGCTCTACACCCTGTTCGCCGCGCCGCCGGAGCAATCCCTGGAATGGTCCGATGAGGGTGTCGAGGGTGCCCATCGCTTCCTCAAGCGGGTCTGGGCCCTGGCGCTGCGGCTGCAAGACCTGCCCGATGCGGCCGGGGCAGCGCTGGATGAGAACCAGCAGGCTCTGCGCCGGGAGATCCACCAGACCCTGAAGAAGGCCCTGTTCGATTATGAACGTCAGCAGTTCAACACCGTGGTCTCCGCTTGCATGACCCTGGTCAACAGCCTCAACAAGCTCGGCGATGGCCCGGCGGATGCCAGCCTGCTGTGCGAGGGTCTGAGCCTGCTGCTGCGCCTGCTCAGCCCCATCGCCCCCCACGTCAGCCATCATCTGTGGCAGACGCTGGGCTTTGGCGCGGACATCCTCCAGGCCCCCTGGCCCGAGGTGGACGAGACTGCCCTGGTGCAGCAGCGCATCGCCTATGTGGTGCAGGTCAACGGCAAGGTGCGCGCCAATATCGAGGTGGATGCCGAGGCCGATCAGGCCAGCATCGAGGCTACCGCCAAGGCCAACGAAAACGTGCAACGCTTCATCGGGGATGCCACAATCCGCAAGGTCATAGTGGTGCCCAACAAGCTGGTCAACATAGTGGCCAACTAG
- a CDS encoding DNA polymerase III subunit delta — translation MRLKPEQLATQLKRPLPPVLLLSGDEPLQMLECADLVRAQARTQGFSERIRLETQAHFDWNRLADEGANRSLFGDRRLFDLHLHSSAIGNEGSKALSAWCEQPPEDSLLLINAPRIDKKQLTTKWLKAVDRVGILLQIWPVEARQLPAWLEQRMRGHGLQPQPGVAALLAERVEGNLLAAKQEIDKLLLLHGPGPISQEALLEAVADSARYDVFGLMDETLAGHPSRCVHILAGLRGEGVAEPVVLWAISRELRGLYPMAQQVAQGGNLNTVANGAWPPKRKPLVSAALKRLGPQRLQQALIRCGEVDACIKGWRKQDPWLMLERLCLNLCR, via the coding sequence ATGAGACTGAAGCCGGAACAACTGGCCACCCAGCTCAAGCGGCCCTTGCCGCCGGTGCTGCTGCTCAGCGGCGACGAGCCGCTACAGATGCTGGAGTGCGCCGATCTGGTCCGCGCCCAGGCCCGTACCCAGGGCTTTAGCGAACGCATCCGCCTGGAGACCCAGGCCCATTTCGACTGGAACCGGCTGGCGGATGAGGGTGCCAACCGCTCCCTGTTTGGCGACCGCCGCCTGTTTGATCTGCATCTGCACTCCAGCGCCATCGGCAACGAGGGCAGCAAGGCCCTGAGCGCTTGGTGCGAGCAGCCGCCCGAGGACAGCCTGCTGCTGATCAATGCCCCCAGGATCGACAAGAAGCAGCTGACCACCAAGTGGCTCAAGGCAGTGGATCGGGTGGGGATTCTGTTACAGATCTGGCCGGTGGAGGCCCGTCAACTGCCCGCCTGGCTGGAGCAGCGTATGCGCGGCCATGGCCTGCAACCGCAGCCTGGGGTTGCCGCCCTGCTGGCGGAGCGGGTGGAGGGCAATCTGCTGGCGGCCAAGCAAGAGATAGACAAACTCCTGCTGCTGCACGGCCCAGGGCCGATCAGTCAGGAGGCCTTGCTGGAGGCGGTTGCCGACAGCGCCCGCTACGATGTCTTTGGTCTGATGGACGAGACCCTGGCCGGTCATCCGTCCCGCTGCGTACACATACTGGCCGGCCTGCGTGGTGAGGGCGTGGCCGAACCTGTGGTGCTCTGGGCCATCAGCCGGGAGTTGCGCGGCCTCTATCCCATGGCCCAGCAAGTGGCTCAGGGCGGCAACCTCAATACCGTGGCGAACGGGGCCTGGCCACCCAAGCGCAAGCCATTGGTCAGCGCCGCCCTCAAACGCCTCGGCCCCCAGCGCCTGCAACAGGCCCTGATCCGCTGCGGCGAGGTGGACGCCTGCATCAAGGGCTGGCGCAAGCAGGACCCCTGGCTGATGCTGGAACGGTTGTGCTTGAACCTGTGCAGGTGA
- a CDS encoding helix-hairpin-helix domain-containing protein, which produces MTEITQVSGIGQAAAVLLKEQGLTSAEDLAAASIQALSAVKGFGPARAARIIANAQQLLAQPEPQPQPEPEPTAEREKATETPQPSAKKTQEDKPKGAKKAKAAKGGKAKNKSKSKAKDKDKDKAKKKKASKPKAKKDKKP; this is translated from the coding sequence ATGACCGAGATTACCCAAGTCAGCGGCATAGGCCAGGCCGCCGCCGTCCTGCTCAAGGAACAGGGCCTTACCAGCGCGGAGGACCTGGCCGCTGCCAGTATCCAGGCCCTGAGCGCGGTCAAGGGCTTCGGCCCGGCCCGGGCGGCAAGGATCATCGCCAATGCCCAGCAACTGCTCGCCCAGCCGGAACCCCAGCCCCAGCCCGAGCCCGAGCCAACCGCAGAGCGGGAAAAGGCGACCGAGACGCCCCAACCCAGCGCAAAAAAGACCCAGGAGGACAAGCCGAAGGGGGCAAAGAAGGCAAAGGCGGCCAAGGGGGGTAAGGCCAAGAACAAGAGCAAGAGCAAGGCCAAAGACAAAGACAAAGACAAGGCCAAGAAGAAAAAGGCCAGTAAGCCAAAGGCCAAGAAAGACAAAAAGCCCTGA
- a CDS encoding RNA-binding protein, whose translation MNIIITFIPNSTTLQELERFVRSGLGLPLAFWNKAKLRHCDILNILDRDTGGREAHGLAYFISDEAADQAVKALNGKKINGKPVEVRRFFYRRPGDQRKSLGNLKGKALVKDARRTHLSIRSLATGNQAFGGDDAMPERKIFEDGPERELGWEAVDLPDAADAPSNRSTIRLDQRQAQENTAKAPEGAALKPGNAAPLGSAGESEQEVIDLSDQLKEMEDPKEGK comes from the coding sequence ATGAACATCATCATCACCTTCATTCCGAACAGCACCACCCTGCAGGAACTGGAGCGCTTCGTCCGCTCCGGCCTGGGGCTGCCGCTGGCCTTCTGGAACAAGGCCAAGCTGCGCCACTGCGACATCCTCAACATCCTCGACCGCGACACCGGCGGCCGCGAGGCCCACGGCCTGGCCTACTTCATCAGCGATGAGGCCGCCGACCAGGCGGTCAAGGCCCTCAATGGCAAAAAGATCAACGGCAAGCCGGTGGAGGTGCGCCGCTTCTTCTACCGCAGACCCGGTGACCAACGCAAGAGTCTGGGCAACCTCAAGGGCAAGGCCCTGGTCAAGGATGCCCGCCGCACACACCTGAGCATCCGCTCCCTGGCCACCGGCAACCAAGCCTTCGGCGGCGACGACGCCATGCCCGAGCGCAAGATCTTTGAAGACGGCCCGGAAAGGGAACTGGGCTGGGAGGCCGTGGACCTGCCCGATGCCGCAGACGCGCCCAGCAACCGCAGCACCATCCGGCTGGACCAGCGCCAAGCGCAGGAGAACACAGCCAAGGCCCCGGAAGGGGCCGCCCTCAAGCCCGGCAACGCCGCCCCCCTGGGCAGCGCCGGGGAATCGGAGCAAGAGGTAATAGACCTGAGCGATCAGCTCAAGGAAATGGAAGACCCCAAGGAAGGCAAATAG
- a CDS encoding type II toxin-antitoxin system HicA family toxin: protein MNSKHRKTRAELFTDPVNGNMKWSRIESLLMAMACTLIESSGSSVTFARNGRKLTIHRPHPGDDALKYRIKLVREFLRQLGEAP from the coding sequence GTGAACAGCAAGCACCGCAAAACCCGCGCCGAACTCTTTACCGACCCGGTCAATGGCAACATGAAATGGTCCCGCATCGAATCGCTGCTGATGGCGATGGCCTGCACCCTGATCGAAAGCAGCGGTTCATCCGTTACCTTTGCCAGAAACGGAAGGAAGCTAACCATTCATCGGCCGCATCCGGGTGACGATGCCCTGAAATATCGGATCAAACTGGTGCGCGAATTTTTACGGCAACTCGGAGAGGCCCCATGA
- a CDS encoding HDOD domain-containing protein, with product MTSDENKSGKALEQQRFQMLQDIAGELSGDVVFPCHFDLVLRLRSALKAPQLSEDQLVGLLQLDPLLSARLVGLANLPDFGPLDGPVYDLPSAVARLGLQRARVLARKLVVRQFLIGGPVSVFSDLLFGFWRHSLKTASAALVLNRHFAHFDPGEAQLAGLTHDIGAFYMLFRAAQYEELRQRPETVKYLIGKWHDGLGHALLGALGLPSRLVDAVQDHDTPRPRLDQINSLSDLVHVANSQAGAVVEQRYMDISAQDPGQQGLNPKFTQLGDEIQAQFDELVAPLG from the coding sequence TTGACCTCGGATGAGAATAAGAGTGGCAAGGCCCTTGAGCAGCAACGGTTTCAGATGCTGCAGGACATTGCCGGGGAGTTGTCGGGGGATGTGGTGTTCCCCTGCCATTTTGATTTGGTTCTGCGCCTGCGTTCTGCCCTGAAGGCCCCGCAGCTGTCTGAAGATCAGCTGGTGGGCCTGCTGCAACTGGACCCACTGCTGAGCGCGCGCCTGGTGGGGCTGGCCAATTTGCCGGATTTCGGACCGCTGGATGGGCCGGTGTATGACCTGCCCTCGGCAGTGGCGCGGCTGGGCCTGCAACGGGCGCGGGTGCTGGCGCGCAAGCTGGTGGTGCGGCAGTTTTTGATCGGTGGCCCGGTGAGCGTGTTCAGTGACCTGTTGTTTGGCTTTTGGCGGCATTCGTTGAAGACGGCCAGCGCCGCGCTGGTGCTGAATCGGCATTTTGCTCATTTTGACCCCGGCGAGGCCCAGTTGGCCGGCCTGACCCATGATATCGGGGCCTTTTACATGCTGTTTCGGGCGGCCCAGTATGAGGAGCTGCGCCAGCGGCCGGAGACGGTGAAGTATCTGATCGGCAAGTGGCACGATGGCCTGGGTCATGCCTTGCTTGGGGCCTTGGGCCTGCCCTCGCGGCTGGTAGATGCCGTGCAGGACCACGACACGCCCCGGCCCCGTTTGGACCAGATCAACAGCCTGAGTGATCTGGTCCATGTGGCCAACAGCCAGGCCGGTGCCGTGGTAGAGCAGCGTTACATGGATATTTCGGCTCAGGATCCCGGCCAGCAGGGGCTGAACCCCAAGTTTACCCAGCTGGGGGATGAGATTCAGGCGCAGTTTGACGAACTTGTCGCGCCCTTGGGCTAG
- a CDS encoding divergent polysaccharide deacetylase family protein yields MLLLTLFIGLLPLAAWSAGRMAIIIDDMGYSLRNGKAMLELPGEITYSFLPHAPYTPQLVQLAERRNKEIMVHLPMQDLTGKELDPGGLTLNMGRQDFFRTLLDSLDAVPQAVGANNHMGSLLTRHAGPMHWLMLGLKSYGDLFFIDSLTHNQSIALDIAQEAQVDSLARDVFLDHQRNPASIGRQFDQLLRIAQQRGQAIGIGHPYPETITVLRQKLANLPQSAVSLVKASHLLDPNRERTPLWHASSSPWPQAVKNSKPSP; encoded by the coding sequence TTGCTGCTGCTGACGCTGTTCATTGGCCTGCTGCCCCTGGCCGCCTGGTCGGCCGGGCGCATGGCCATCATCATCGACGACATGGGCTACAGCCTGCGCAACGGCAAGGCCATGCTGGAGCTGCCCGGCGAGATCACCTACTCCTTCCTGCCCCATGCCCCCTACACCCCGCAGCTGGTGCAGCTGGCCGAACGGCGCAACAAGGAGATCATGGTCCACCTGCCCATGCAGGACCTGACCGGCAAGGAACTGGACCCCGGTGGCCTGACCCTGAACATGGGCCGTCAGGATTTTTTTCGAACCCTGCTCGATAGCCTGGATGCCGTACCCCAGGCGGTGGGGGCCAACAACCACATGGGCAGTCTGCTCACACGCCACGCCGGGCCCATGCACTGGCTCATGCTCGGCCTGAAGAGCTATGGCGACCTGTTCTTCATCGATAGCCTCACCCACAACCAAAGCATCGCCCTGGACATCGCCCAGGAGGCCCAGGTGGACAGCCTGGCGCGGGATGTATTTCTCGATCATCAGCGCAACCCGGCCAGCATCGGTCGTCAGTTCGATCAGCTACTGCGCATCGCCCAGCAAAGAGGGCAGGCCATAGGCATAGGCCATCCCTACCCGGAAACCATTACCGTTTTACGACAAAAACTGGCCAATCTGCCCCAGTCCGCTGTATCTTTGGTCAAGGCCTCCCACTTGCTTGACCCGAACCGAGAGAGAACCCCGCTATGGCACGCATCCTCATCCCCCTGGCCCCAGGCTGTGAAGAACTCGAAGCCGTCACCCTGA
- a CDS encoding type II toxin-antitoxin system HicB family antitoxin translates to MNNTMTYKGYQASMTFDPDDKIIVGRVLDIDDIIGFHAESVVGFEQAFHAAVDDYLAACAKLDQEPDKPASGRLMLRIDPAIHAAAIKAAKRQGRSLNKWVTKVLAEAAHSA, encoded by the coding sequence ATGAACAACACCATGACCTACAAAGGCTATCAAGCCAGCATGACATTCGATCCTGACGACAAGATCATCGTCGGCCGCGTGCTGGATATTGACGACATCATCGGCTTTCACGCCGAGTCGGTAGTCGGGTTCGAGCAGGCGTTTCATGCTGCCGTGGATGATTACCTGGCGGCCTGCGCCAAACTCGACCAAGAACCCGACAAGCCTGCCAGCGGCCGACTGATGCTGCGAATTGACCCAGCGATCCATGCCGCCGCCATCAAGGCCGCCAAACGCCAAGGGCGCAGTCTGAACAAGTGGGTTACCAAGGTGTTGGCCGAGGCGGCGCATTCAGCCTGA
- the feoB gene encoding ferrous iron transport protein B, translated as MADPKQTTAKPIKVALVGNPNTGRTTLFNQLTKSRGGTGNYPRVTVGVKSKVIEHKGWAIEVVDLPGIYSLSSRTDEELQSREFIYQQQPDMLINVVDMGHLERNLLLTSQLIEMGVPRIIALNMKDEAQHKGVEVELATFSTLLDSPVVEMEARNGKGVTELLDSIVQEAEKGFHHDPIRIPYDDHLEEAIERVTAKYRELHSDELNEIQIRWQAIKLLEGDDSVLQQESDHSALMAMVEEEQRLLKEQHDESAALMLNDGRYGFVNGLMHETVSLNMDTALQRVDVTRVLDSVLLHRWLGLPLFLGFMWLMFETTFTLGAYPMDWIDMGVGALSDGLNQVLPEGLFKDLIINGIIAGVGGTIIFLPNIVILFFFIALFSETGYLSRSAFLIDRMMHSFGLHGKAFIPMLTGFGCNVPAIMATRTIENKKDRLVAMLVIPFMSCGARLPVYILFISVFFADNSGTVLFSIYLIGIVVALFAAVFLSKTVVRGANTSPFLMELPPYRKPSYSAVMNHMGESALEFLKKVGGIIVIGSIIIWLLQTFPQEVPLSQDYAQEIASLEAQPESEARNEQIGELNNAMAAEIQRGRYLGQIGAVIEPIFHPLGFDLNASIAILTGIVAKEVIVATFGVLNAQGEEATEEDTGLRAAIASSMTATSAFAFMIFSLFYMPCFATIAMFYRESDSSLAWTGFMVAFSTSIAYALALLVVLVGP; from the coding sequence ATGGCCGATCCCAAACAAACCACGGCAAAACCCATCAAGGTCGCCCTGGTGGGCAACCCGAATACCGGTCGTACCACCCTGTTCAATCAGCTGACCAAGTCCCGTGGCGGCACCGGCAACTATCCTCGGGTCACCGTGGGGGTCAAATCCAAGGTGATCGAGCACAAGGGCTGGGCCATCGAAGTGGTTGACCTGCCGGGGATCTACTCCCTCAGCTCGCGCACCGATGAGGAGCTGCAAAGCCGGGAGTTCATCTACCAGCAGCAGCCGGACATGCTGATCAATGTGGTGGATATGGGCCATCTGGAGCGCAACCTGCTGCTCACCAGCCAGCTGATCGAGATGGGCGTGCCGCGCATCATCGCCCTCAATATGAAGGACGAGGCCCAGCACAAGGGTGTCGAGGTGGAGCTTGCAACCTTCTCCACCCTGCTTGACTCGCCGGTGGTGGAGATGGAGGCACGCAACGGCAAGGGCGTCACCGAATTGCTGGATAGCATTGTGCAGGAGGCGGAAAAGGGCTTCCATCACGACCCCATCCGCATCCCCTATGACGATCACCTGGAAGAGGCCATAGAGCGGGTCACCGCCAAGTACCGCGAGCTGCACAGCGATGAGCTGAACGAAATCCAGATCCGCTGGCAGGCGATCAAGCTGCTGGAGGGTGACGATAGCGTATTGCAACAGGAGAGCGACCACAGCGCCCTGATGGCCATGGTGGAGGAGGAACAGCGCCTGCTCAAGGAGCAGCACGACGAAAGCGCCGCGTTGATGCTCAACGATGGTCGCTACGGCTTTGTCAACGGTCTGATGCACGAGACCGTGAGCCTGAACATGGATACCGCCCTGCAGCGGGTGGATGTCACCCGGGTATTGGACTCGGTGCTGTTGCATCGCTGGTTGGGGCTGCCGCTGTTTCTCGGTTTCATGTGGCTGATGTTCGAGACCACCTTCACCCTGGGTGCCTACCCCATGGACTGGATCGACATGGGCGTGGGTGCCCTGTCGGACGGCCTCAACCAGGTGCTGCCCGAGGGCCTGTTCAAGGACCTGATCATCAACGGCATCATCGCCGGGGTGGGCGGCACCATTATCTTTCTGCCCAATATCGTCATACTCTTTTTCTTCATCGCCCTGTTCAGCGAGACCGGTTATCTGTCCCGCTCGGCCTTTCTCATCGACCGCATGATGCACAGCTTCGGCCTGCACGGTAAGGCCTTCATCCCCATGCTCACCGGCTTTGGCTGCAACGTACCGGCGATCATGGCCACCCGCACCATAGAGAACAAGAAGGACCGCCTGGTGGCCATGCTGGTGATCCCCTTCATGAGCTGCGGTGCCCGCCTGCCGGTGTATATCCTGTTCATCAGCGTGTTCTTTGCCGACAACTCCGGCACCGTACTGTTCAGTATCTATCTGATCGGCATAGTGGTGGCCCTGTTCGCGGCGGTATTTCTCAGCAAAACGGTGGTGCGCGGGGCCAATACCTCGCCCTTCCTGATGGAGCTGCCGCCCTACCGCAAGCCCAGCTACAGCGCGGTGATGAACCACATGGGGGAGAGCGCCCTGGAGTTTCTGAAGAAGGTGGGCGGCATCATCGTCATCGGTTCCATCATCATCTGGCTGTTGCAGACCTTCCCCCAGGAGGTGCCCCTGTCCCAGGACTACGCCCAGGAGATCGCCAGCCTGGAGGCCCAGCCGGAGAGCGAGGCGCGTAATGAGCAGATCGGCGAGCTGAACAACGCCATGGCGGCGGAGATCCAGCGGGGCCGCTATCTGGGTCAGATCGGTGCGGTGATCGAGCCCATCTTTCACCCCCTGGGCTTTGACCTGAACGCCTCCATCGCCATCCTCACCGGGATTGTGGCCAAGGAGGTGATAGTGGCCACCTTCGGCGTCCTCAACGCCCAGGGTGAGGAGGCCACCGAGGAGGATACCGGTCTGAGGGCGGCCATTGCCTCCTCCATGACCGCCACCTCGGCCTTTGCCTTCATGATCTTCTCCCTGTTCTATATGCCCTGTTTCGCCACCATTGCCATGTTCTACCGTGAGTCCGACTCGTCCCTGGCCTGGACCGGCTTCATGGTGGCCTTCTCCACCAGCATTGCCTATGCCCTGGCCCTGCTGGTGGTACTGGTCGGGCCCTGA
- a CDS encoding DJ-1/PfpI family protein — MARILIPLAPGCEELEAVTLIDLLRRAGLEVISAGLDDQPVKASRGVVLIPDCALDQVLEQEFDMIVLPGGLAGADALDQDPRIHQLVQRIAAQGGYTAAICAAPRVLVGLGLLDGRQATGYPGLLEAMGRPQVQLRDSPVVCDGRVITSRGPGTAMDFALTLIEQLLGRAAREQVEGPLMRP, encoded by the coding sequence ATGGCACGCATCCTCATCCCCCTGGCCCCAGGCTGTGAAGAACTCGAAGCCGTCACCCTGATCGACCTGCTGCGCCGCGCTGGTCTTGAGGTGATCAGCGCCGGGCTGGATGATCAACCGGTCAAGGCCAGCCGGGGCGTGGTACTGATACCGGACTGCGCCCTGGATCAGGTGCTGGAGCAGGAATTCGACATGATCGTCCTGCCCGGCGGCCTGGCCGGTGCCGATGCCCTGGATCAAGACCCGCGCATCCACCAGCTCGTGCAGCGCATCGCCGCGCAGGGCGGCTACACCGCCGCCATCTGCGCAGCCCCCAGGGTGCTGGTCGGCCTGGGCCTGCTCGATGGCCGTCAGGCCACCGGTTATCCGGGGCTGCTGGAGGCCATGGGGCGGCCCCAGGTCCAGCTGCGGGATAGCCCCGTGGTGTGCGACGGACGGGTAATCACCTCCCGTGGTCCTGGCACCGCCATGGACTTCGCCCTGACCCTGATCGAACAACTACTCGGACGCGCCGCCCGAGAACAGGTGGAAGGCCCCTTGATGCGGCCTTGA